The following proteins are encoded in a genomic region of Galbibacter sp. BG1:
- a CDS encoding gliding motility-associated C-terminal domain-containing protein, with amino-acid sequence MKKTTATFGIIFLLFLANSYGQKINAPQLHFEYACVNGAFNTFNATFSFDEKPFQADNKFFIELSDKEGSFSKPTVLKTVEGQNFSFKFDASFSLPQEVNGENYKIRLKSTSPEIIGASTAAFDAFFVPNETLVLNNYKDVSLCSTSGATISLDKDVADEYVWYKDGSIFKVSKQNSLQVTEPGEYYAEPYYGNCTGNIYSNLVIVNKGESFDVSILGNKSIEACTETTIVLQASIDNDNYIYTWYKNEEKINGLSSYEPKLEIDNSNGDQLGSYRLEVTNGGGCTSSSETVSVLQNKSTIVEVTSPLNAVIIGDNTATLSIKTNDKGNEINWFKNGELVTEGYNQSNMVVNAPGEYYAEVTSSNSCGGNVKSETFKVFEPVSFTADIITDSSYEACKTTNTQLKVAGIVGTLKNGDKITIGQDFFHNFQLRWLKDGDYLKNSNTSLTLDYKSNGAYQLEVTYKDRTYVSDKKQVVLGLPSLNLQIEKPVTCANLNGILSVTAIDGAEYKWYNGTTLINEGTSNMLTTASLGDYTVEVSYGGCAITSKTVTLDQNTEDLVEIYPGEQITVSPERVVEATATGGDSYEWKDADGNILSKTAFFSIKEEGIYTLTAQVGECRIEKTVTVDSNNVVEIPNVISPNNDSVNDKWTLPQKFINDPEVEVVICDSYGATVLKTNKYENNWPNSSMNTTVETPVFYYFVNKKGKNIKKGSITLVN; translated from the coding sequence ATGAAAAAGACAACAGCAACCTTCGGAATTATTTTTTTACTATTTCTAGCAAATAGCTATGGTCAAAAAATCAATGCACCACAACTTCACTTTGAATATGCATGTGTAAATGGTGCTTTCAATACCTTTAATGCTACTTTCTCTTTTGATGAAAAACCTTTTCAGGCAGATAATAAGTTTTTTATAGAATTGTCTGATAAGGAAGGTTCTTTTTCTAAGCCTACCGTTTTAAAAACAGTGGAGGGCCAAAACTTTTCATTTAAATTTGATGCCTCTTTCTCTTTACCCCAAGAAGTTAATGGGGAAAACTATAAAATTCGCTTAAAAAGCACCTCTCCAGAGATAATTGGAGCTTCGACTGCTGCTTTCGATGCCTTTTTTGTGCCAAACGAAACGCTAGTGCTTAATAATTATAAAGACGTTAGTCTATGCAGTACTTCAGGTGCTACCATTTCACTGGATAAAGATGTTGCCGATGAATACGTTTGGTATAAAGACGGTTCTATCTTTAAGGTGAGCAAGCAAAACTCTTTGCAGGTTACTGAGCCTGGTGAATATTATGCAGAACCTTATTATGGTAACTGTACAGGAAATATTTATTCCAACCTAGTAATTGTTAATAAAGGGGAATCTTTTGATGTGTCCATTTTGGGTAATAAAAGTATTGAGGCGTGTACAGAAACTACTATTGTTTTACAAGCATCCATCGATAATGATAACTATATATATACTTGGTATAAAAATGAAGAAAAAATAAACGGACTCTCCTCTTATGAGCCAAAACTGGAAATTGATAACTCCAATGGAGATCAATTGGGAAGCTACCGTTTGGAAGTAACCAACGGAGGGGGGTGTACATCTTCTTCTGAAACGGTAAGTGTTTTACAAAATAAGTCAACTATTGTAGAAGTAACTTCCCCATTAAATGCTGTGATTATTGGAGATAATACAGCAACCCTTTCCATAAAAACGAACGATAAGGGTAATGAAATTAATTGGTTTAAAAATGGCGAATTGGTTACAGAGGGTTACAACCAATCGAATATGGTGGTAAATGCGCCGGGGGAATATTATGCCGAGGTAACTTCCAGCAATTCTTGTGGAGGCAACGTGAAATCTGAAACTTTTAAGGTATTCGAACCGGTATCGTTTACAGCAGATATTATTACCGACTCTTCTTACGAGGCTTGTAAAACAACCAACACCCAACTTAAAGTGGCTGGAATTGTAGGTACGTTGAAAAATGGAGACAAAATAACCATAGGCCAAGATTTCTTTCATAACTTTCAACTTAGATGGTTAAAAGATGGAGATTATTTAAAAAATTCAAATACTTCCTTAACACTGGATTATAAGTCGAATGGAGCTTATCAATTGGAAGTAACCTACAAGGATAGAACTTATGTAAGTGATAAAAAGCAGGTGGTATTGGGACTTCCCAGTTTAAACCTACAAATCGAAAAACCGGTTACTTGTGCAAATCTTAATGGTATTTTATCGGTTACCGCTATCGATGGAGCAGAATATAAATGGTACAACGGAACTACTTTAATAAATGAAGGAACATCCAATATGTTGACTACTGCCAGCTTGGGCGATTATACAGTAGAAGTAAGTTATGGTGGTTGTGCCATTACTTCTAAAACTGTAACCTTAGATCAAAATACAGAAGATTTAGTGGAAATTTATCCAGGAGAGCAAATTACCGTATCTCCAGAGCGGGTAGTAGAGGCTACGGCTACAGGAGGGGATTCCTACGAATGGAAAGATGCTGATGGAAATATTCTAAGCAAGACCGCTTTCTTTAGTATCAAAGAAGAGGGGATTTACACCTTAACAGCTCAGGTAGGGGAGTGCAGAATCGAAAAAACGGTAACGGTAGATTCTAACAATGTGGTTGAAATTCCAAATGTTATTAGTCCAAATAACGACTCTGTAAACGATAAATGGACGCTTCCACAAAAATTTATTAACGACCCTGAAGTAGAGGTGGTTATATGTGACTCATACGGGGCAACTGTCTTAAAAACAAATAAGTATGAAAATAACTGGCCTAATTCTTCAATGAATACTACCGTAGAAACTCCAGTTTTCTACTACTTTGTTAACAAAAAAGGTAAGAATATTAAAAAAGGTTCCATTACATTAGTCAACTAA
- a CDS encoding NUDIX hydrolase — protein MTSDTIKFYTDESKMFVATDCIVFGFDDGELKLLIFKRRVAPKKGDWSLIGSFVKEDEDVEHAAKRVLKEITGLDNVFFEQSYTYGKADRDDGARCISVAQFALIRIDDYDRKLTEKHGAYWYKLEDLPSLVLDHDKMVIDALNKLRQRAKHQPIGFELLPEKFTIPQLQSLYEAIFQKSLDPGNFRKKVLSFEVLEKLNEKDKSSSKRGAFYYRFNHDNYQKLLESGYNFEIL, from the coding sequence ATGACATCAGACACCATAAAATTTTATACCGATGAATCAAAAATGTTCGTGGCTACAGACTGCATTGTTTTTGGTTTTGACGATGGAGAGCTTAAATTATTGATATTCAAAAGACGTGTAGCACCTAAAAAAGGCGATTGGTCGCTAATAGGTAGTTTTGTAAAAGAGGATGAAGATGTAGAGCATGCCGCTAAAAGGGTTTTAAAGGAAATAACAGGTCTCGACAATGTATTTTTCGAGCAGTCTTACACTTACGGAAAAGCGGATAGGGATGACGGAGCTCGGTGTATCTCGGTTGCTCAATTTGCGCTCATTCGAATCGATGATTACGACAGAAAACTAACAGAGAAACATGGTGCCTATTGGTATAAGCTCGAAGATTTGCCAAGTTTGGTGTTAGACCATGACAAAATGGTGATAGATGCCTTAAATAAATTGAGACAGCGGGCCAAACATCAACCCATTGGTTTTGAATTGCTTCCTGAAAAATTCACTATCCCTCAATTGCAAAGCTTATACGAAGCTATTTTCCAAAAAAGTCTGGACCCCGGAAATTTCAGAAAAAAGGTACTTTCTTTTGAAGTTCTTGAAAAATTAAACGAAAAAGATAAAAGTTCCTCCAAGCGAGGTGCTTTTTATTACCGTTTTAATCACGACAACTATCAAAAGCTTTTGGAGTCTGGCTACAATTTTGAAATTCTTTAA
- the smpB gene encoding SsrA-binding protein SmpB: MQNNVNIKNKKARFEYEVLDTLVAGIVLSGTEIKSIRQSRASIAESFCEFNEDGELFVINMTVEEYTHATHFNHQPKSARKLLLNKRELKKWHKDVKVSGNTIVPLKLFVNDRGLAKMQIALAKGKKLYDKRETIKDRDNKRNLDRVKKAYNN, from the coding sequence ATGCAGAATAATGTAAATATAAAGAATAAGAAAGCTCGATTTGAGTATGAGGTTTTAGATACACTGGTAGCTGGTATTGTATTATCTGGTACAGAAATAAAATCCATACGACAAAGCAGGGCCTCTATTGCCGAAAGCTTTTGTGAATTTAATGAAGATGGCGAACTGTTTGTTATAAACATGACAGTGGAAGAATACACACACGCAACACATTTTAATCACCAACCTAAAAGTGCCCGAAAATTACTTTTAAATAAACGGGAGCTTAAAAAATGGCATAAAGACGTAAAAGTATCCGGGAACACCATTGTTCCCCTAAAGTTATTTGTTAACGATCGCGGACTCGCAAAGATGCAAATTGCCTTGGCAAAAGGTAAAAAGCTTTACGACAAACGTGAAACCATAAAAGATCGTGATAATAAGCGAAACCTCGACCGGGTAAAAAAAGCTTACAATAACTAG
- the hutI gene encoding imidazolonepropionase, translating to MKTLYIKIKELLQVRESGISKISGSDMETLPTIKNAFLLIEDDTIIDYGKMENAPIEKADKTLDVAGKMILPSWCDSHTHLVYAGNREQEFVDRINGLSYEEIANKGGGILNSAKTLQETSEADLFEQSSKRLEQIIRLGTGAVEIKSGYGLTTEAELKMLKVIRRLKKKYPIAIKSTFLGAHAVPLEFKKNKDEYIAKIINEILPEVARLNLADYIDVFCEKGYFSVGEMEAILFASKKFGLIPKVHVNQFNAIGGIPAAVRHEALSVDHLEVMDKEDFKSLKNTDTMPVGLPLCSFFLGIPYTPARELMDNGLPFALATDYNPGSSPSGNMNLVVSTACIKMKITPEEAINAATINGAYAMGISQTHGSITKGKKANFIITKEIPSYGYLPYDFGNNNIERVILNGKAI from the coding sequence ATGAAAACACTCTATATAAAGATAAAGGAATTATTGCAGGTACGGGAAAGTGGAATTTCTAAAATTAGCGGAAGTGACATGGAAACCTTGCCGACCATAAAAAATGCTTTTTTACTGATTGAAGACGACACCATTATAGACTATGGGAAAATGGAAAATGCGCCAATCGAAAAGGCTGACAAAACTTTGGATGTAGCAGGCAAGATGATATTACCGAGTTGGTGCGATAGCCATACCCACTTGGTCTATGCTGGAAATAGGGAACAAGAGTTTGTGGATAGAATTAACGGACTCTCCTATGAAGAAATCGCCAATAAAGGAGGAGGAATATTAAATTCCGCTAAAACGTTGCAAGAAACTTCAGAAGCAGACCTATTTGAACAATCGAGCAAACGCTTGGAGCAAATAATACGTTTGGGTACGGGAGCTGTAGAAATTAAAAGCGGCTACGGACTCACCACTGAAGCAGAATTAAAAATGCTAAAAGTAATTCGCCGCTTAAAGAAAAAGTATCCCATAGCCATTAAAAGTACTTTTTTAGGGGCTCATGCCGTACCGTTGGAATTCAAAAAAAATAAGGATGAGTATATTGCAAAAATCATCAATGAAATTTTGCCTGAAGTAGCTAGATTAAACCTTGCAGATTATATAGATGTGTTTTGCGAGAAAGGATATTTTTCGGTGGGTGAAATGGAAGCCATTCTTTTTGCCTCCAAAAAATTTGGATTAATCCCAAAAGTGCATGTAAACCAATTTAACGCAATTGGTGGAATTCCTGCTGCCGTTAGACACGAAGCGTTAAGCGTTGACCATTTAGAGGTTATGGACAAGGAAGATTTTAAAAGTTTGAAGAATACAGATACCATGCCAGTGGGACTCCCATTGTGTTCGTTTTTCTTGGGCATTCCATACACGCCAGCCCGGGAGTTAATGGATAACGGACTCCCATTTGCCCTGGCAACCGACTACAATCCTGGGTCTTCACCAAGCGGAAATATGAACTTGGTGGTGTCTACCGCTTGTATAAAAATGAAAATAACCCCAGAAGAGGCTATTAACGCAGCCACCATAAACGGAGCCTATGCCATGGGGATTTCTCAAACCCACGGAAGTATTACCAAAGGAAAGAAGGCTAATTTTATCATCACCAAAGAAATTCCTTCGTACGGATATCTTCCCTACGATTTTGGCAATAACAATATTGAACGGGTTATTTTAAACGGAAAAGCCATTTAA
- a CDS encoding SixA phosphatase family protein: MKKIFLLVTLTLLMINCDTPKPEVKSEVTTLYFIRHAEKNRENPEDRDPALTEKGMIRAKKWSEILKNVTFDAVYSTAYTRTVETATPTAYKNNLDIIKYEPENLNTLEIFKNGYDNVLVVGHSNTVPKLVNKLIGEDHYEDIEDTNNGNLYIVTLENQDVISVNLLTIN, translated from the coding sequence ATGAAAAAAATCTTCCTTTTAGTTACCTTAACGCTATTGATGATAAACTGCGACACACCAAAGCCTGAAGTAAAAAGTGAAGTAACTACACTCTATTTTATAAGGCATGCCGAAAAGAATCGTGAAAACCCGGAAGATAGAGACCCTGCATTAACAGAAAAAGGAATGATAAGAGCCAAGAAGTGGAGCGAAATATTAAAAAATGTAACCTTTGACGCTGTTTATTCTACTGCCTACACAAGAACTGTAGAAACAGCCACTCCCACGGCCTATAAAAATAATTTAGATATCATTAAATATGAACCCGAGAATTTAAACACTCTTGAAATTTTTAAAAATGGATACGATAATGTATTGGTTGTCGGACATAGCAACACCGTACCAAAACTCGTAAATAAACTTATAGGTGAAGATCACTACGAAGACATTGAAGATACCAATAATGGCAATCTTTATATCGTAACATTAGAAAATCAAGATGTAATTTCGGTAAATCTATTAACAATCAATTAG
- the galK gene encoding galactokinase — MKNTTQSHNRQINFLGTEEFKSEVVIEAPGRINLIGEHIDYNGGHVLPAAIDKKIKLSFRKNNSSICTIYSKNYDTSFSFRLDEVKPSDEEWQNYILGVVHFIEELKPNSVKGFECIIESMLPMGSGLSSSAALECGMATGIKELFDINLSKEQIITLSRDAEHNYVGTKCGIMDQFAVVRGAKNHLILLNCQNLNYELVKSDFDPYQLVLLNSNVSHNLASSEYNTRRQECEDALKVVNQKYPQYEYLVDVPEDIMVGFKEELPEKTYNRAIYVVQENKRTLMAANALEDELFDLFGSLLYKSHEGLTTLYEVSCNELDFMVDYSKNYDYVLGSRMMGGGFGGCTINLVDQDHVAEYIAGISKAYKEKFNTELTPIEVNISNGVSKIN, encoded by the coding sequence TTGAAAAATACAACGCAATCCCATAATAGGCAAATAAACTTTTTGGGAACCGAAGAATTTAAAAGTGAAGTGGTTATTGAAGCTCCGGGAAGAATTAATTTAATAGGGGAGCATATAGATTATAATGGAGGGCATGTATTACCGGCTGCTATTGATAAGAAAATAAAACTGTCTTTCCGAAAAAATAATTCTAGCATTTGTACTATTTATTCAAAAAATTACGATACCAGTTTTAGTTTTCGTCTGGATGAGGTAAAGCCTAGCGACGAGGAATGGCAGAATTATATTTTAGGGGTTGTCCATTTTATTGAAGAACTGAAACCCAATAGCGTTAAAGGTTTCGAATGTATTATTGAAAGCATGCTGCCCATGGGGTCTGGATTGAGTTCCTCGGCAGCATTGGAGTGTGGAATGGCCACTGGGATTAAAGAACTGTTTGATATTAATCTTTCCAAAGAACAAATAATTACCCTTTCTCGGGATGCGGAACACAATTACGTAGGGACCAAATGCGGGATTATGGATCAATTTGCCGTGGTACGCGGTGCTAAAAACCATTTAATCCTTCTGAACTGTCAAAATTTAAATTATGAGTTGGTAAAATCAGATTTCGATCCATATCAATTGGTTTTATTAAATTCCAATGTATCCCATAATCTGGCAAGCAGCGAATACAACACGCGTAGGCAGGAGTGCGAAGATGCTTTAAAAGTAGTCAACCAAAAATATCCACAATATGAATATTTGGTAGATGTTCCTGAAGATATTATGGTAGGTTTTAAGGAAGAACTTCCCGAAAAAACCTATAACCGTGCTATATACGTGGTTCAAGAGAATAAACGTACACTTATGGCAGCTAACGCTTTAGAAGATGAACTTTTCGATCTTTTTGGAAGCTTGCTATATAAATCCCACGAGGGGCTGACCACTTTATACGAAGTGAGTTGCAATGAACTCGATTTTATGGTAGATTACTCTAAAAACTACGATTATGTTTTGGGATCCCGTATGATGGGAGGCGGATTTGGTGGTTGTACTATTAACTTGGTAGATCAAGACCATGTAGCCGAATACATCGCAGGGATATCGAAAGCGTATAAAGAAAAATTTAATACCGAATTAACCCCAATTGAAGTGAATATTAGCAATGGGGTTTCAAAAATAAACTAA
- a CDS encoding UDP-glucose--hexose-1-phosphate uridylyltransferase: MANTINNKPHRRYNILTGEWVLVSPHRTKRPWQGKKDKKTALQKETYDPSCYLCPTNERASGDTNPDYKGTYSFVNDFAALLPNIEEEKYENGLLKAETETGICKVVCFSPNHALTLPLMENEAITNVVKLWKKEYVELGAQEAINHVQIFENKGAVMGCSNPHPHGQIWSQSSIPEEVLKKQEQQKNYWEQKKRSLLQDYLEQELELNERILVTNEHFVALMPYWAVWPYEAMIIPRKHFQDIGQLNEAEEIAFASIIKKLTIMFDNLFETSFPYSSGIHQRPTDGEEHPEWHFHMSFYPPLLRSAEVKKFMVGYEMFANPQRDITAESAAENLKKLPTEHYSKW, encoded by the coding sequence ATGGCAAACACAATTAATAATAAACCGCATAGGAGATATAATATTTTAACGGGGGAGTGGGTGTTGGTTTCCCCGCATCGCACGAAACGACCGTGGCAGGGTAAAAAAGACAAGAAAACAGCATTGCAGAAAGAAACTTACGATCCTTCTTGTTATTTATGCCCTACGAATGAAAGAGCCAGTGGCGACACCAATCCCGATTATAAAGGCACATATTCTTTTGTGAACGATTTTGCAGCGCTACTCCCAAATATAGAAGAAGAAAAGTATGAAAATGGTTTGCTGAAAGCCGAAACCGAAACAGGGATATGTAAAGTGGTTTGTTTTTCCCCAAATCATGCACTAACCTTGCCTTTAATGGAAAATGAAGCCATTACCAATGTAGTTAAGTTGTGGAAAAAAGAATACGTAGAGTTAGGAGCTCAAGAAGCTATAAATCACGTTCAAATTTTTGAAAATAAGGGAGCGGTTATGGGGTGTAGCAATCCACATCCACATGGACAAATATGGTCGCAGTCTTCAATTCCAGAGGAAGTTTTAAAGAAACAAGAACAGCAGAAAAACTACTGGGAGCAGAAAAAAAGAAGTTTATTGCAAGATTATTTAGAACAAGAACTAGAACTAAATGAGAGGATTTTAGTCACTAACGAACATTTTGTAGCGTTAATGCCCTATTGGGCGGTATGGCCATACGAAGCTATGATTATTCCACGGAAACACTTTCAGGATATAGGTCAGTTAAACGAGGCTGAAGAGATCGCTTTTGCATCAATCATTAAAAAATTGACGATTATGTTTGATAATCTTTTTGAGACCTCATTTCCTTATTCTTCCGGAATACATCAACGTCCTACCGATGGGGAGGAGCACCCAGAATGGCATTTTCATATGTCTTTTTATCCACCTTTATTAAGATCTGCTGAAGTGAAGAAATTTATGGTAGGGTATGAAATGTTTGCGAATCCGCAGAGGGATATCACGGCAGAATCGGCGGCAGAAAATTTAAAAAAGTTGCCTACGGAGCATTATTCTAAATGGTAA
- a CDS encoding DUF6503 family protein, with amino-acid sequence MKLKLTLSLLILAFLSGCTPNMGDDVNTIINKSIEVSGMNNLDGKEISFVFRGKEYQSTRQQGRFELKRIIKDSVVIEDILNNDSFKRLVDGKPVQMADTTSNKLKNSVNSVHYFAYLPFGLDGASVNKELLGKTDIKGKSYFKIKVWFDQEGGGEDFEDVFLYWINLETYKVDYLAYEYHVNEGGMRFREAYNRRTIEGIDFVDYKNYKPANKDADLLELDKLFNEDKLELLSKIDLENVQVQ; translated from the coding sequence ATGAAATTAAAACTTACCCTATCCTTACTTATTTTAGCTTTTTTGAGCGGTTGTACACCAAATATGGGTGATGATGTGAACACTATTATAAATAAGTCTATTGAAGTTTCTGGGATGAATAACTTGGATGGAAAGGAGATTTCATTTGTTTTTAGGGGGAAGGAATACCAATCCACACGGCAACAAGGGAGGTTTGAGCTTAAAAGAATAATCAAAGATTCCGTAGTTATTGAAGATATTTTAAACAACGATAGTTTTAAAAGATTGGTAGATGGGAAACCGGTCCAGATGGCAGACACTACTTCCAATAAGCTAAAGAACAGCGTGAATTCAGTGCACTATTTCGCATACTTGCCTTTCGGACTCGATGGTGCTTCGGTGAATAAAGAGCTTTTGGGTAAAACAGATATAAAGGGTAAGTCTTATTTTAAGATTAAGGTTTGGTTCGACCAAGAAGGTGGTGGAGAGGATTTTGAAGATGTTTTTTTATACTGGATTAATTTAGAGACGTACAAAGTGGATTATTTGGCCTATGAGTATCATGTAAATGAAGGCGGGATGCGATTTAGGGAAGCATATAACAGAAGAACTATTGAAGGGATCGATTTTGTGGATTACAAAAACTACAAGCCAGCCAATAAGGACGCAGATCTTCTAGAGTTGGATAAATTGTTCAATGAAGATAAGTTGGAATTACTTTCTAAAATAGATCTTGAAAATGTTCAAGTACAATAA
- a CDS encoding PorP/SprF family type IX secretion system membrane protein, with protein sequence MAKKYLLTFGLLLMSYVLFSQVENRSATVDWRQQNLTKYNRFLVNPTFSIVRNDTKAVSFWSRIQWTGIDNSPQTYLLSYSGKVGERSGAGLGLYQQNLGLLTDSGLLLNYAYSVPFSDETSLTVGLNSTLFRRGLNKNAINSTEPDPAVLENQDDFLLLVMPGINLSIDKFDIGFYAENLFDYNFNDSNTVTDFSNKIFSGQLAYSKSFDRAIGFMEDAVWRTMVYGKTLPNEDFQFGFNSIIDLPYTGWFQAGYNTNYGIAAGLGVKIGEGISVGIVYENGTSNTNNSFGATYEAIATIELGPREMRKNQAATGGKAVTTKNVNEEDFISSEELRRKREEDAERISSSNASEAIASENTNKEIDEKTTSKYALYGGEATSEKEQDEVADSGKAVDTESKSEKSTKTAASEKSDTNKYALYAGTATEKASEENKGKTDGGKEGNTGTIKNLDTVDEYQTANTSEDKIQQSTDVEEYVSADVKNQKSKETSAAEEIAEYPVVNNATTAPKSTVSEAATGSESGVSKATEKADADEYNQAVTTKGEDSAKEYTAVKSEAAVVYEADAEEYAKAAQEQFNKTANKTVEAETKQENATVTEEEQIEAEYQEFLKRSDSIANTLDSKSIDSTAVTAEIFGKDTSYKTINSAPGIEKGFYLVVNVFSQANYFNDFVDDLRNRGFEPKFFINPENDYYYVYLYKADRYLTIKSLQRNNVNDTYFADKWVLWVK encoded by the coding sequence ATGGCAAAGAAATACCTACTTACCTTTGGTTTGCTACTCATGTCGTATGTGCTATTTTCTCAGGTTGAAAACAGAAGTGCGACGGTAGATTGGAGACAACAGAACCTTACCAAATACAATCGGTTTTTGGTGAATCCCACCTTTAGTATTGTTAGAAACGATACAAAAGCAGTGAGTTTTTGGAGCAGGATTCAGTGGACAGGGATAGATAATTCCCCACAAACTTATTTATTGAGCTACTCTGGAAAAGTAGGTGAACGTTCGGGGGCTGGTTTAGGGCTCTATCAACAAAATTTAGGACTACTTACCGATTCTGGTTTGCTACTCAACTATGCTTACAGTGTGCCTTTTAGCGATGAGACTTCCCTAACGGTTGGTTTAAACTCCACCCTGTTTAGAAGGGGCTTAAACAAAAATGCCATCAACTCTACAGAGCCAGATCCAGCAGTTTTAGAAAACCAAGATGATTTTTTGTTGCTGGTAATGCCGGGGATAAACCTCTCCATAGATAAGTTTGATATCGGATTTTACGCCGAAAACCTATTTGATTATAATTTCAACGACTCCAATACGGTAACCGACTTTTCCAATAAAATATTTTCAGGACAATTGGCGTATAGTAAATCTTTCGATCGGGCGATCGGTTTTATGGAAGATGCTGTTTGGAGAACCATGGTCTACGGAAAGACTCTACCCAACGAAGATTTCCAGTTCGGGTTTAATTCTATTATAGACTTGCCTTACACAGGATGGTTTCAAGCGGGATATAATACCAATTATGGTATAGCGGCCGGTTTAGGGGTGAAAATAGGAGAGGGTATAAGTGTTGGTATTGTGTACGAAAATGGAACGAGTAATACCAATAACTCTTTTGGGGCAACTTACGAAGCGATAGCGACCATAGAGCTCGGGCCTCGTGAGATGCGTAAAAACCAAGCGGCTACCGGTGGAAAGGCGGTAACGACCAAAAATGTTAATGAAGAGGATTTTATTTCTTCGGAAGAGTTACGTAGAAAAAGGGAAGAAGATGCAGAGAGGATTTCCAGTTCAAACGCGTCAGAAGCTATTGCTTCAGAAAATACAAATAAAGAGATTGATGAAAAGACCACCTCTAAATATGCATTATATGGTGGTGAAGCTACCTCTGAAAAGGAGCAGGATGAAGTAGCAGATTCAGGAAAAGCAGTAGATACCGAATCAAAAAGTGAAAAATCCACTAAAACAGCAGCAAGCGAAAAAAGTGATACTAATAAATACGCTCTGTATGCAGGTACCGCTACTGAAAAGGCTTCCGAAGAAAACAAGGGAAAAACCGATGGTGGTAAAGAAGGCAATACTGGAACTATCAAAAACCTAGATACGGTTGATGAGTACCAAACTGCCAATACTTCCGAAGATAAAATTCAGCAAAGTACGGATGTAGAAGAATATGTTTCAGCCGATGTTAAAAACCAAAAATCAAAAGAGACTTCAGCGGCAGAAGAGATTGCAGAGTATCCTGTTGTAAACAATGCTACAACTGCTCCAAAAAGTACCGTAAGTGAAGCTGCAACCGGATCTGAAAGCGGTGTATCTAAAGCTACCGAAAAAGCAGATGCTGATGAATACAATCAGGCTGTGACTACCAAAGGGGAAGACAGTGCTAAGGAGTATACAGCGGTAAAAAGTGAAGCTGCAGTGGTTTACGAGGCAGATGCAGAGGAATATGCAAAAGCGGCCCAAGAACAATTCAATAAAACGGCCAACAAAACTGTAGAAGCCGAAACTAAGCAGGAAAACGCTACAGTTACCGAAGAAGAACAGATCGAAGCAGAATACCAGGAATTTTTAAAACGCAGTGACTCCATCGCTAATACTTTAGATTCAAAAAGTATAGATAGCACAGCGGTGACTGCTGAAATTTTTGGGAAGGATACCAGTTACAAAACCATTAACAGCGCTCCTGGAATTGAAAAAGGATTTTATCTTGTAGTGAATGTATTCTCACAGGCTAATTATTTTAATGATTTTGTGGACGATCTAAGAAACCGAGGTTTTGAACCTAAGTTTTTTATAAATCCTGAGAATGATTATTATTATGTGTATTTGTACAAGGCAGATCGCTATTTAACCATAAAAAGTCTACAGCGTAACAATGTAAACGACACTTATTTTGCCGATAAATGGGTACTATGGGTAAAATAA